A stretch of the Dehalococcoidia bacterium genome encodes the following:
- the ahcY gene encoding adenosylhomocysteinase yields the protein MSTTPQTQGDVRDRALANEGIRRIEWAAREMPVIALIRARFAKEKPLSGIRISACLHITTETANLLIALRDGGAQVTACASNPLSTQDDVAAALNVEYGIAAFAIKGEDNETYYRHIHAALDRQPQITMDDGCDLVAAIHKDRRDLIPGVIGGSEETTTGVIRLQSMEKAGALQFPMFAVNDADTKHMFDNRYGTGQSTLDGIIRATNVLIAGKTVVVAGYGWCGRGLADRSRGIGAHVVVTEVEPVRALEAVMDGFRVMPMAEAAKIGDIFVTLTGDINVIDRQHLETMKDGAILANSGHFNDEINIAALEAMSEGQRPIREFVQEYRINDGRKLFLLGEGRLINLAAAEGHPASVMDMSFANHALSAEHLVLNAGKLKPGVYFVPKEIDQEIARLKLKAMGIGIDTLTEEQAKYLTSWESGT from the coding sequence ATGTCCACCACACCCCAGACCCAGGGCGACGTGCGCGACCGCGCCCTGGCCAACGAAGGCATCCGCCGCATCGAATGGGCGGCGCGCGAGATGCCGGTGATCGCGCTGATCCGTGCGCGCTTCGCCAAAGAGAAGCCGCTCAGCGGCATCCGCATCTCCGCCTGCCTGCACATCACCACCGAGACTGCCAATCTGCTGATCGCCCTGCGCGACGGCGGCGCCCAGGTCACCGCCTGCGCCAGCAACCCGCTCTCCACGCAGGACGACGTGGCCGCGGCGCTCAATGTCGAGTACGGCATCGCCGCCTTCGCGATCAAGGGCGAGGACAACGAGACCTACTACCGGCACATCCACGCAGCGCTCGACCGCCAGCCCCAGATCACGATGGACGACGGCTGCGACCTGGTCGCCGCCATCCACAAGGACCGCCGCGACCTGATCCCCGGCGTGATCGGCGGCTCGGAAGAGACGACGACCGGCGTGATCCGGCTGCAGAGCATGGAGAAGGCCGGCGCCCTGCAGTTCCCCATGTTCGCCGTCAACGACGCCGACACCAAGCACATGTTCGACAACCGCTACGGCACCGGACAAAGCACGCTGGACGGCATCATCCGCGCTACCAACGTGCTGATCGCCGGCAAGACGGTCGTCGTCGCCGGCTATGGCTGGTGCGGCCGTGGTCTGGCCGACCGGTCGCGCGGCATCGGCGCCCACGTGGTCGTGACGGAAGTCGAGCCGGTGCGGGCGCTCGAAGCCGTGATGGACGGCTTCCGCGTGATGCCGATGGCCGAAGCGGCAAAAATCGGCGACATCTTCGTCACGCTCACCGGCGACATCAACGTGATCGACCGCCAGCACCTGGAGACGATGAAGGACGGCGCGATCCTGGCGAATTCTGGCCACTTCAACGACGAAATCAACATCGCCGCGCTGGAGGCGATGAGCGAAGGCCAGCGGCCGATCCGCGAGTTCGTGCAGGAGTACCGCATCAACGACGGCCGCAAGCTGTTCTTGCTGGGCGAAGGCCGGCTGATCAACCTCGCCGCCGCCGAGGGCCACCCCGCCAGCGTGATGGACATGAGCTTCGCCAACCATGCGCTCAGCGCCGAACATCTCGTGCTCAACGCCGGCAAGCTGAAGCCCGGCGTTTACTTTGTGCCGAAGGAGATCGACCAGGAGATCGCTCGCCTCAAGCTCAAGGCGATGGGCATCGGCATCGACACGCTCACCGAGGAGCAGGCGAAGTACCTCACGTCCTGGGAATCGGGGACGTAG
- a CDS encoding GNAT family N-acetyltransferase codes for MVKGARLRTAEHVRRQPFRIESVYAAERVRALLEPRRLYAAYALGQLSPDLFPLTDCWRAIGLESGSGALVVFSRGGLGAALLTMGEPEALAAILSIHPGPRQNYVTCEPGHVETVRRFYQLSAEQPMLRMWVTGQTFSAPQSTPRGVLIRRMYATDSRLVNRLYNSEGSPTYYSGQQIAAGCYFGVIDDGHLVSVAGTHVISPEEGIAVVGNVFTHPLWRGRGYATLATGATTAFLLRQCRDVVLTVDAANTPAVRAYQRLGYRTDCRLIEAAITRRELIPLGSYLRRLRARSRAHQDGSEIVEV; via the coding sequence GTGGTCAAAGGCGCGCGGCTGCGAACGGCGGAACACGTACGGCGGCAGCCCTTCCGCATCGAGTCGGTCTACGCGGCCGAGCGCGTGCGCGCTCTGCTCGAGCCGCGCCGCCTCTACGCGGCGTATGCCCTTGGCCAGCTCAGCCCGGACCTCTTCCCGCTGACCGATTGCTGGCGCGCCATCGGCCTTGAGTCGGGCAGCGGCGCGCTGGTTGTCTTCTCGCGCGGCGGCCTCGGCGCCGCGCTGCTGACCATGGGCGAGCCCGAGGCGCTGGCGGCGATCCTCTCGATACACCCCGGCCCGCGGCAGAACTACGTCACCTGCGAGCCCGGCCACGTCGAGACGGTGCGCCGCTTCTACCAGCTCTCCGCCGAGCAGCCGATGCTGCGTATGTGGGTCACCGGGCAAACCTTCTCCGCCCCGCAATCGACCCCGCGCGGCGTACTGATCCGGCGCATGTACGCGACCGATTCCCGCCTGGTCAACCGCCTCTACAACTCCGAGGGCTCGCCCACCTATTACAGTGGCCAGCAGATCGCGGCCGGCTGCTACTTCGGCGTGATCGACGACGGGCACCTGGTCTCGGTGGCCGGTACGCACGTGATCTCGCCGGAAGAGGGCATCGCCGTCGTCGGCAACGTTTTCACGCATCCGCTGTGGCGCGGCCGCGGCTACGCCACGCTCGCCACCGGCGCGACCACCGCCTTTCTGCTGCGTCAGTGCCGCGACGTGGTGCTCACCGTGGACGCGGCGAACACGCCGGCGGTGCGCGCCTACCAGCGGCTCGGCTACCGCACCGACTGCCGACTGATCGAAGCCGCAATCACCCGCCGCGAGCTGATTCCGCTGGGCAGCTACCTGCGCCGGCTGCGGGCGCGCTCGCGCGCGCACCAGGACGGCAGCGAGATCGTGGAGGTTTAG
- a CDS encoding PfkB family carbohydrate kinase → MSILVVGSAAFDDIETPFGRAEHVLGGSSIYFSAAASLFSPVRLVAVVGDDMPEHAYDFLAERGVDLGGLQRVPGKTFFWAGRYDYDLNTTETLTTELNVFADFQPELPADYAETPFVFLANIHPGLQRGVLEQARAPRLTMMDSMNLWIQTERDAVEAMMRRVDFVSINETEARMFAGTSSVVAAARHILGLGPRGVLVKKGEYGVVLFTEDDYFAAPAYPLQEVYDPTGAGDSFAGGFMGYIAQAEAVTPLTLKQAVIYGSAVASFTVQAFGVERLRSLTRAEVEQRCREFRRFTYFGEI, encoded by the coding sequence ATGAGCATCCTGGTGGTGGGGAGCGCTGCCTTCGACGACATCGAGACACCCTTCGGCCGCGCGGAGCATGTGCTTGGCGGTTCCAGCATCTACTTCTCGGCCGCGGCCAGCCTCTTCTCGCCCGTGCGCCTCGTGGCGGTTGTGGGCGACGACATGCCCGAGCACGCCTACGACTTCCTCGCAGAGCGCGGCGTGGATCTGGGCGGGCTGCAGCGCGTCCCGGGCAAGACCTTCTTCTGGGCCGGGCGCTACGACTACGACCTGAACACCACCGAGACGCTCACCACCGAGCTCAACGTCTTCGCCGACTTTCAACCCGAGCTGCCGGCCGACTACGCCGAGACGCCCTTCGTCTTCCTGGCGAACATTCATCCCGGCCTGCAGCGCGGCGTGCTCGAACAGGCGCGGGCGCCGCGGCTGACGATGATGGACTCGATGAACCTCTGGATCCAGACCGAGCGCGACGCGGTGGAGGCGATGATGCGCCGCGTCGATTTTGTCAGCATCAACGAAACCGAAGCGCGCATGTTCGCCGGCACCAGCAGCGTGGTGGCCGCCGCGCGGCACATCCTCGGCCTGGGGCCGCGCGGCGTGCTGGTGAAGAAGGGCGAGTACGGCGTCGTGCTCTTCACGGAGGACGACTACTTCGCCGCGCCGGCGTACCCGCTGCAGGAGGTCTACGACCCCACCGGCGCCGGCGACAGCTTCGCCGGCGGCTTCATGGGCTACATCGCGCAAGCCGAGGCGGTCACGCCGCTCACGCTCAAGCAAGCGGTGATCTACGGCAGCGCGGTGGCCAGCTTCACCGTGCAGGCCTTCGGCGTCGAGCGGCTGCGCAGCCTCACCCGGGCCGAGGTCGAGCAGCGCTGCCGCGAGTTCCGGCGCTTCACCTACTTCGGGGAGATCTAG
- the mtnP gene encoding S-methyl-5'-thioadenosine phosphorylase, whose amino-acid sequence MAEASVAVIGGSGFYQMEGLQELREVRPRTPFGPPSDAIVIGTLASQRVAFLPRHGVGHRLLPGELPVRANIFALKTLGVEHIISISACGSLQERIAPLDLVIPDQLIDRTRGRESSFFGHGLVGHISFADPFCPALAAVLADCAEQAGPRVHRGGTLVVMEGPAFSTRAESQLYRSWGASLIGMTALPEAKLAREAEICYAAVACATDYDVWHESEEDVTVEMIVANLLKNVEVSKQIVRAAVQRLPNRDACGCSSALATALITMPELVPEQLKRDLAPILGKYLPASPPSLAAVAGDPR is encoded by the coding sequence ATGGCCGAGGCGAGTGTTGCCGTGATCGGCGGCAGCGGCTTCTACCAGATGGAGGGTCTACAGGAGCTGCGCGAAGTGCGGCCGCGCACGCCCTTCGGCCCGCCCAGCGACGCGATCGTGATTGGTACGCTCGCAAGTCAGCGCGTCGCCTTTCTGCCGCGTCACGGCGTCGGCCACCGTCTGCTGCCGGGCGAGCTGCCGGTCAGGGCGAACATCTTCGCGCTGAAGACGCTCGGCGTCGAACACATCATCTCGATCAGTGCCTGCGGCAGCCTGCAGGAGCGGATCGCGCCGCTCGACCTGGTGATCCCCGACCAGCTGATCGACCGCACCAGGGGCCGCGAGAGCAGCTTCTTCGGCCACGGCCTCGTCGGCCACATCTCCTTTGCCGATCCGTTCTGCCCCGCGCTCGCGGCCGTGCTGGCGGATTGCGCCGAGCAGGCGGGGCCGCGTGTGCACCGCGGCGGCACGCTGGTGGTGATGGAGGGACCGGCCTTCTCCACGCGGGCGGAATCGCAGCTCTACCGCTCCTGGGGCGCCAGCCTGATCGGCATGACGGCGCTGCCCGAAGCCAAGCTGGCGCGCGAGGCCGAGATCTGCTACGCCGCCGTCGCCTGCGCCACCGACTACGATGTCTGGCACGAAAGCGAGGAGGACGTCACGGTCGAGATGATCGTGGCGAACCTTTTGAAGAACGTCGAGGTCTCCAAGCAGATCGTGCGCGCGGCGGTGCAACGGCTGCCGAATCGCGACGCCTGCGGCTGCTCTTCGGCCCTCGCCACGGCCTTGATTACGATGCCCGAGCTGGTGCCGGAGCAGCTGAAGCGAGACCTGGCGCCCATTCTCGGCAAGTATCTGCCCGCGTCGCCGCCGAGTCTGGCGGCCGTGGCTGGAGATCCGCGATGA
- the mtnA gene encoding S-methyl-5-thioribose-1-phosphate isomerase yields the protein METVAWAGDRVRLLDQTRLPLEEVYLDFADYRQLAAAIREMRVRGAPAIGVTAAYGVALAALEARGLKRPAFDAALSSARDTLAATRPTAVNLFWALGRMAAVAAAAQSVADAVVALVAEAQAIHAEDLAASRRLGRFGAELLPQAGTVLTHCNAGSLATAGYGTALGVVRAAVEAGKEIQVFADETRPLLQGARLTAWELQQDGIPVTLIADTMAGHFMSRGAIDCVVVGADRIAANGDVANKIGTYQVAVLAKEHGIPFYVAAPWSTVDLAVASGSEIPIEERAAEEVTSFGGRRTAPPGVAVRNPAFDVTPARFVTAIITDRGVARAPYAEQLARLAEAASSAEAARPEAVNTAQGGR from the coding sequence ATGGAAACGGTGGCCTGGGCAGGAGATCGCGTGCGACTGCTCGACCAGACGCGCCTGCCGCTCGAGGAGGTCTACCTCGACTTCGCTGACTACCGGCAGCTGGCTGCCGCCATCCGCGAGATGCGGGTGCGCGGCGCCCCCGCGATCGGCGTAACCGCCGCCTACGGCGTGGCCCTCGCGGCGCTGGAAGCCCGCGGCCTGAAGCGGCCGGCCTTTGACGCCGCCCTGTCCTCCGCGCGAGACACGCTGGCAGCCACGAGGCCCACGGCGGTCAACCTCTTCTGGGCGCTGGGCCGCATGGCCGCGGTCGCCGCGGCGGCGCAGAGCGTTGCCGATGCCGTCGTGGCGCTGGTGGCCGAGGCGCAGGCGATCCACGCCGAGGACCTGGCCGCGAGCCGCCGGCTCGGCCGCTTCGGCGCCGAGTTGCTGCCGCAGGCGGGGACGGTGCTTACGCACTGTAACGCCGGCTCCCTCGCCACCGCCGGCTACGGCACCGCACTCGGCGTCGTGCGCGCCGCGGTCGAAGCCGGCAAAGAGATCCAGGTTTTCGCAGACGAGACGCGACCACTGCTCCAGGGCGCTCGCCTCACCGCCTGGGAGCTGCAGCAGGACGGCATTCCCGTGACCCTGATCGCTGACACGATGGCCGGGCACTTCATGAGCCGCGGCGCGATCGACTGCGTGGTCGTGGGCGCCGACCGTATCGCCGCCAACGGCGACGTCGCCAATAAGATCGGCACCTACCAGGTCGCGGTGCTGGCGAAGGAGCACGGCATCCCCTTTTATGTCGCCGCGCCCTGGAGCACCGTCGATCTCGCCGTGGCGAGCGGTTCCGAGATTCCGATCGAGGAGCGCGCGGCGGAGGAAGTGACCAGCTTCGGCGGACGGCGGACGGCGCCGCCGGGCGTGGCCGTGCGTAATCCAGCCTTCGACGTGACGCCCGCCCGCTTCGTGACCGCGATCATCACCGATCGCGGCGTAGCTCGGGCGCCCTATGCCGAGCAGCTTGCGCGGCTGGCAGAGGCGGCGAGCTCAGCCGAAGCGGCAAGACCTGAGGCTGTGAACACCGCGCAGGGAGGGCGATAG
- a CDS encoding tetrahydrofolate dehydrogenase/cyclohydrolase catalytic domain-containing protein, whose product MPATARLIDGAAIAAQLREELSGRIGALRARGVAPGLAVILAGDNPASISYVRGKTRACAELGIVSETLRPPAAISEAELLGIVADLNADARFHGILVQLPLPGHLDEHRITRAVAPHKDVDGLHPINLGLLLRGEGRLLPCTPAGVQQLLLRSGHDPAGRHVVICGRSNLVGKPLAAILLQKAEGANATVTICHTATPDLARFSRTADILVAAMGRPRAITADMVRPGAVVIDVGTNRVPDPSRKSGYHLAGDVDFDGVARVASALTPVPGGVGPMTVTMLLANTVRAAETAALGYT is encoded by the coding sequence GTGCCGGCCACGGCGCGACTGATCGACGGTGCGGCGATCGCGGCGCAGCTGCGCGAAGAGCTGAGCGGCCGCATTGGCGCGCTGCGGGCGCGGGGAGTGGCGCCGGGCCTCGCCGTGATCCTCGCCGGCGACAACCCCGCCTCGATCTCCTACGTGCGCGGCAAGACTCGGGCCTGCGCCGAGCTCGGCATCGTGTCAGAGACGCTGCGTCCACCCGCGGCGATCAGCGAAGCGGAGCTTTTGGGGATCGTCGCCGATCTCAACGCCGATGCGCGCTTCCACGGCATTCTCGTGCAGCTTCCCTTGCCGGGCCACCTGGACGAGCACCGCATCACCCGGGCCGTGGCGCCGCACAAGGACGTCGACGGGCTGCACCCGATCAACCTGGGTCTGCTGCTGCGCGGCGAAGGCCGGTTGCTGCCCTGCACGCCGGCGGGGGTGCAGCAACTGCTGCTGCGCAGCGGCCACGACCCCGCCGGCCGCCACGTCGTGATCTGCGGTCGCAGCAACCTCGTCGGCAAGCCGCTGGCGGCGATCCTGCTGCAGAAGGCCGAAGGCGCCAATGCCACGGTCACAATCTGCCACACGGCGACGCCGGACCTGGCGCGCTTTTCGCGCACGGCCGACATCCTGGTCGCGGCGATGGGGCGGCCGCGCGCGATCACCGCCGATATGGTGCGACCCGGCGCCGTCGTCATCGACGTGGGCACCAACCGCGTGCCCGACCCGTCGCGCAAGAGCGGCTACCACCTGGCAGGCGACGTGGACTTCGACGGCGTGGCCCGCGTGGCGAGCGCGCTCACGCCCGTGCCCGGCGGCGTCGGCCCGATGACGGTGACGATGCTGCTCGCGAACACGGTGCGCGCGGCTGAGACGGCGGCCCTCGGCTATACTTGA
- the nfi gene encoding deoxyribonuclease V (cleaves DNA at apurinic or apyrimidinic sites) has product MKLQAPHEWDVTPAEARAIQERLRGSVVAAGEPEHVRLVAGVDISVGGEGQDGRAAVVVLSYPGLRPVEQSVVTAAVRFPYVPGLLSFREIPVLLPAFAALRASPDLVVVDGQGMAHPRRFGLASHLGLLLGLPTIGCAKSRLTGHFDPPAREAGAVSPLLGAEDECIGAVVRTRMGVNPVFVSVGHLIALSAAVAWTLRLVRGLRLPEPTRLAHRAAAGEQVAPT; this is encoded by the coding sequence GTGAAATTGCAAGCGCCGCACGAATGGGACGTCACGCCGGCCGAGGCACGCGCGATCCAGGAACGGCTGCGCGGCTCGGTGGTCGCGGCGGGCGAGCCTGAGCACGTGCGCCTCGTCGCCGGCGTAGACATCTCCGTGGGCGGCGAGGGACAGGACGGACGCGCGGCGGTCGTGGTGCTCAGCTATCCCGGGCTGCGGCCCGTCGAGCAGTCGGTAGTGACGGCGGCGGTGCGTTTCCCGTATGTGCCGGGGCTGCTCTCCTTCCGCGAGATTCCGGTGCTGCTGCCCGCGTTCGCGGCGCTGCGGGCCTCGCCGGACCTGGTGGTGGTGGACGGGCAGGGTATGGCCCACCCTCGCCGCTTCGGTTTGGCCTCGCACCTCGGCCTGCTGCTGGGCCTGCCGACGATCGGCTGTGCCAAGTCGCGGCTGACCGGTCACTTCGACCCGCCGGCGCGCGAAGCCGGCGCGGTCAGTCCGCTGCTTGGCGCGGAAGACGAATGCATCGGCGCCGTGGTGCGCACGCGTATGGGCGTAAATCCCGTGTTTGTGTCGGTGGGTCATCTGATCGCGCTCAGCGCGGCCGTTGCCTGGACCTTGCGCCTGGTGCGCGGCCTGCGGCTGCCGGAGCCCACACGGCTCGCGCACCGCGCCGCCGCCGGGGAGCAGGTCGCGCCCACCTGA
- the prfB gene encoding peptide chain release factor 2 (programmed frameshift), with the protein MVRLDLAGREKQAAALEAQSAEPSFWDDPQSAQQTMRRLADLRGSIEPWTAARARATELLELTDLAIEEGDESVAADVRADAETLAGRVDELEFELMLGGDYDDHNAILAVHAGAGGTESQDWAEMLLRMFLRWAERRGFSAEVLSLTPGEEAGIKSATVEIDGRYAYGYLRSERGVHRLVRLSPFDSAHARHTSFALVEVMPAIENEIEVQINPDDLRVDVFNASGHGGQNVQKNATAIRITHLPTGKVVTCQNERSQHRNRESAMKVLRAWLLEQELERQVAERAQLKGEHVAAGWGNQIRSYVLHPYKLVKDLRSGYETSDPAAVLEGDLDPLMRAFLRWDIGNSGGAAA; encoded by the exons ATGGTGCGTCTT GACCTGGCCGGACGAGAGAAGCAGGCGGCTGCGCTCGAAGCGCAGAGCGCCGAGCCCAGCTTCTGGGACGATCCGCAGTCCGCGCAGCAGACTATGCGCCGGCTCGCGGATCTGCGCGGCTCGATCGAGCCATGGACGGCGGCGCGCGCCAGGGCAACGGAGCTGCTGGAGCTGACCGATCTCGCCATCGAAGAAGGCGATGAGAGCGTCGCTGCCGATGTGCGCGCCGACGCCGAGACGTTGGCCGGCAGGGTGGACGAGCTGGAATTCGAACTGATGCTCGGCGGCGATTACGACGATCACAACGCGATCCTCGCGGTGCACGCCGGCGCCGGCGGCACCGAATCGCAGGACTGGGCGGAGATGCTGCTGCGCATGTTTCTGCGCTGGGCCGAGCGGCGCGGCTTCAGCGCCGAGGTGCTGAGCCTAACGCCCGGCGAAGAGGCCGGGATCAAGAGCGCGACGGTGGAGATCGACGGCCGCTATGCCTACGGCTACCTGCGCTCCGAGCGCGGCGTACACCGGCTCGTGCGCCTCTCGCCCTTCGACTCGGCGCACGCCCGGCATACGTCGTTCGCGCTGGTCGAAGTGATGCCAGCGATCGAGAACGAGATCGAGGTGCAGATCAATCCCGACGACCTGCGCGTCGACGTGTTCAACGCCAGCGGCCACGGCGGGCAGAACGTGCAGAAGAACGCCACCGCGATCCGCATCACGCATCTGCCCACGGGCAAAGTTGTGACCTGCCAGAACGAGCGGTCGCAGCACCGCAACCGCGAGTCGGCGATGAAGGTCCTGCGCGCCTGGTTGCTGGAGCAGGAGCTGGAGCGGCAGGTAGCAGAGCGGGCGCAGCTCAAGGGCGAGCACGTGGCGGCGGGCTGGGGCAACCAGATCCGCAGTTACGTGCTGCATCCCTACAAGCTGGTGAAGGATCTGCGCTCCGGCTACGAAACGAGCGATCCGGCCGCAGTGCTCGAAGGCGACCTCGATCCGCTGATGCGGGCGTTTTTGCGCTGGGACATCGGGAACTCGGGTGGGGCGGCGGCGTGA
- a CDS encoding peptidase MA family metallohydrolase produces the protein MEHSEHRAAPKTGQPLRIGLLGLAVALLTVLAGGATLARPAAVRADDPLTVNGTPSVQNSFPNEMVFNIDAASAAGNVTDVQLHYTLVPDPNQHIGRADFDQGPSVHAQFHLRTSTSQGYLPPFKTIHYFWTLVDAAGNKMQTDAADFIYADPRFPFKQLSNGNLTLHYYNGTDTAARNILNIGRQALDKASQLDGAPLDFPIQLVVYGNQAEVAAALSHESKSSDPNILGQANAPDIVVLDAGDLRGAENEDTVRHELTHLVNARAVKDGVDGSLPLWLDEGLAVFSQSDPGGFRDAVNQAIAQDQVVSLKNLSPGYRGSNPDVFYGEAWSLTRFLVGTYGPDKMAKLLAAFNASQSPDQAFTAIYGQNRDGIYNAWRKSVGLPAAAVASGTQAPPARNAAAAAPAPSAESAGAANAQGTQPPDTAPVRSKPATSSSGDTTVTVVLAVAGVAIFLALLAIAITGGLMLSKRGGRPS, from the coding sequence GTGGAACACAGTGAACATCGCGCGGCGCCGAAGACCGGGCAGCCGCTTCGGATAGGATTGCTGGGCCTTGCCGTGGCGCTGCTCACCGTGCTGGCGGGCGGCGCGACGCTGGCACGACCGGCCGCGGTGCGGGCCGACGATCCGCTGACGGTCAACGGCACGCCGTCGGTGCAGAATAGCTTCCCCAACGAGATGGTGTTCAACATCGACGCCGCCTCAGCGGCCGGCAATGTCACGGACGTCCAGTTGCACTACACGCTCGTCCCCGACCCGAACCAGCACATCGGCCGCGCCGACTTCGACCAGGGGCCGTCAGTGCACGCGCAGTTCCATCTGCGCACCTCGACGAGCCAGGGTTATCTGCCCCCGTTCAAGACGATTCACTACTTCTGGACGCTCGTGGATGCGGCCGGCAACAAGATGCAGACGGACGCTGCCGATTTCATATATGCCGACCCGCGCTTTCCCTTTAAACAGCTCAGCAACGGCAACCTGACGCTGCACTACTACAACGGGACCGACACGGCCGCGCGCAACATCCTCAACATCGGGCGGCAGGCGCTGGACAAGGCGAGCCAGCTCGACGGCGCCCCGCTCGACTTTCCCATCCAGCTCGTCGTCTACGGCAACCAGGCAGAAGTCGCGGCGGCGCTCTCGCACGAGTCGAAGTCGTCCGACCCCAATATCCTGGGCCAGGCCAACGCCCCCGACATCGTCGTTCTGGACGCCGGCGATCTGCGCGGCGCCGAGAACGAGGACACGGTGCGCCACGAGCTGACCCATCTCGTCAACGCCCGTGCTGTGAAGGACGGCGTCGACGGCTCGCTGCCGCTTTGGCTCGACGAGGGCCTCGCCGTGTTCAGCCAGAGCGACCCAGGCGGCTTCCGCGATGCCGTCAATCAGGCGATCGCGCAGGACCAGGTGGTGTCGCTGAAGAACCTCTCGCCCGGCTACCGCGGCTCCAACCCGGACGTGTTCTACGGCGAGGCGTGGAGCCTGACGCGCTTCCTGGTCGGCACGTATGGACCGGACAAAATGGCGAAGCTGCTGGCCGCCTTCAACGCCAGCCAGTCGCCGGACCAGGCGTTCACCGCCATCTACGGTCAGAACCGCGACGGCATCTACAATGCCTGGCGCAAGAGCGTCGGCCTTCCGGCCGCCGCCGTGGCCAGCGGCACGCAGGCGCCGCCGGCGCGCAACGCCGCCGCCGCCGCGCCTGCCCCCTCGGCCGAGAGCGCGGGCGCCGCGAACGCGCAGGGCACCCAGCCGCCGGATACGGCGCCGGTACGCTCCAAGCCCGCGACATCATCGTCCGGTGATACGACCGTGACCGTCGTGCTGGCGGTCGCCGGCGTCGCCATTTTCCTCGCGCTGCTGGCGATTGCGATCACGGGCGGGCTGATGTTGAGTAAGCGCGGGGGGCGGCCTTCTTGA
- a CDS encoding thioredoxin family protein: MIPLAELDQVKAIFAERLQQPVKLDFFTQKPLAMLVPGREECRFCNDAQALLEDLARVSSLLRLTVHERGADKALDTRLGIERVPATVIRGVLNRPITFYGIPISYLFAPLVETLLLMSQNKAQLPPRAAKLLKRLHQPVRVRVFVSPESEYCGPMMTAAFAFAVESKQVRAEVIEIAEFPRLADRYAVQQVPFTVIEDRAGFPGLVEPEVFAEQIVKATTSRTLTAPPRGEATPLAWPEQAPRKNVRPSGLIIPGR; the protein is encoded by the coding sequence GTGATTCCGCTTGCGGAGCTCGACCAGGTCAAGGCGATCTTCGCCGAGAGGCTGCAGCAGCCGGTCAAGCTGGACTTCTTCACGCAGAAGCCGCTGGCGATGCTGGTGCCTGGGCGCGAGGAGTGCCGGTTCTGCAACGACGCACAGGCGCTGCTCGAAGACCTGGCGCGCGTAAGTTCGCTGCTGCGCCTGACCGTGCACGAACGCGGCGCGGACAAGGCGCTCGACACGCGGCTCGGGATCGAGCGTGTGCCGGCGACGGTGATCCGCGGCGTGCTCAACCGCCCGATCACCTTCTACGGCATCCCGATCAGCTACCTGTTTGCGCCGCTGGTCGAGACGCTGCTGCTGATGTCGCAGAACAAGGCCCAACTGCCGCCCCGCGCGGCAAAGCTGCTGAAGCGGCTGCATCAGCCGGTGCGGGTCCGCGTCTTCGTTTCCCCCGAGTCGGAGTACTGCGGGCCGATGATGACCGCGGCCTTCGCCTTCGCGGTCGAGAGCAAGCAGGTGAGGGCGGAGGTGATCGAGATCGCCGAGTTTCCGCGGCTCGCGGATCGCTACGCCGTGCAGCAGGTGCCCTTTACGGTGATCGAGGACCGCGCCGGCTTTCCCGGCCTGGTCGAGCCCGAGGTCTTCGCCGAGCAGATCGTCAAGGCCACCACCAGCCGCACCCTGACCGCCCCGCCGCGCGGCGAAGCCACGCCACTCGCGTGGCCGGAACAAGCCCCGCGCAAGAACGTCCGTCCCAGCGGCCTGATCATCCCCGGCCGCTGA
- a CDS encoding CDP-alcohol phosphatidyltransferase family protein produces the protein MPSLIPHAIPRRYADPVAKVIARTGMTPDMITAGGLALNVLAGAAIATGNFAAGGGLILAGGALDLLDGAVARATGESSLFGSVFDATADRYAEAANLFGLLAYYVAQGDRVQPLLLFAAITGSIQTSYVKARVEAIGQQLNEGIFTRSERVLLLAGALLLAGRPGWGWVLPATVWLLAVMTNLTAVQRLYHAWQKLRGQLGAEVPH, from the coding sequence GTGCCCTCGCTCATCCCTCACGCCATTCCGCGGCGCTACGCCGACCCGGTGGCCAAAGTGATCGCCCGCACCGGCATGACGCCGGACATGATCACCGCGGGCGGCCTCGCGCTCAATGTCCTTGCCGGCGCCGCCATCGCGACCGGCAACTTTGCGGCGGGCGGCGGCCTGATCCTGGCGGGCGGCGCCCTGGATCTGCTCGACGGCGCCGTCGCACGGGCTACAGGAGAGTCCTCGCTGTTCGGCTCCGTCTTCGACGCGACCGCGGACCGCTACGCCGAGGCGGCCAATCTGTTCGGCCTGCTGGCGTATTATGTCGCGCAAGGCGACCGCGTGCAGCCGCTCCTGCTTTTCGCCGCGATCACCGGCTCGATCCAGACGAGCTACGTGAAGGCACGCGTTGAGGCGATCGGCCAGCAGTTGAACGAGGGCATCTTCACTCGCAGCGAGCGCGTCCTCCTGCTCGCCGGCGCGCTGTTGCTGGCCGGGCGGCCCGGATGGGGCTGGGTGCTGCCGGCGACAGTCTGGCTGCTCGCCGTGATGACGAACCTCACCGCCGTGCAGAGGCTATACCATGCCTGGCAGAAGCTGCGCGGCCAGCTCGGCGCCGAAGTGCCGCACTGA